GTCAAAAAGGGATGTTATaggaaatgtacaataaataggaaataatctgaaaaatacatacatttttgcaTGTAGATTCTACAAAACAGCCTTGATGCATAaaaaagtaccgtattttccacactgaggcgcacttaaaagcctataattttctcaaaaaacagtgcgccttatatatggatcaagccgctctgtcaaaatgttgacattccctttagcacagctccatctagtggatgtataacgcaaacccagtcaaacgtttgactgcagtatcttctattctatgagccttataatccggtgcgccctatatatgaaaacagttctaaaataggccatgcattgaaggtgcgccttataatccggtgcgcttTAGTACGGaaaatacagtacagatcaaTGAAGAGGTGACACTCTGAAACATCAAGAGTGACAAATGTTTCTGCAAATGTGTAAAATCAAATCAACAGTTTAGCCACAATGCAGGAAAAAGGACACAGCAATCAAAGggttaaactattaaaatatcaaaagtgcaaaacacacccactcacacacacaaatgaataaaacagCACATTTTTCCCAATGTGTGATATAAAATCAGTAATTCATCCACTATAATTAAAGGTCTTGTCTctattttaacatgaaatattGCAACAAttggaaataagaaaaaaaaaaagaaaaagaaaaacaaagtatttcatattattcatatattacattggttttactgtataaaaaaaaaaaaaaaaagaaagttaagaAAGGTGTTCGGGTCTCTCTTGATGATGAAGACAATGAGTGTGACTCCCAAATGAAAAACATCTTAAAACATGCCAGACACTTTGGCAAAAATTCATTAAGACAGAAGAAAATCATTTAGTGGTTACAATGAGtaagtaagataaaaaaaaatatataagaaattaaatacaataaaataaaaaagtatgagCATGAAACTGTGAAATAAAGTAGCAAGATTTACCCCAAAATATAAGGACTATGACTCTGCCAGTCTATattaaaagtcaacatgaaatagaACAGACAGACGATATTACTTCTATAATATGACAATAAACAAGAAAAAGTAAAGGACATTTCAAGACAGAACCTGATTTCATCGATTGCATTAACTGGGTGTTACAGAAGGGTTCAGGATGGGGTCAGATACACAATGCTGACTAGCAGATATTAAAGAGAATGTCCACTAAAAGAATAAAGTACATTCCGTCACTATTTACTAACCCTAATGTccttctaaacctgtatgaacaTAAAACGTGTTATTTTGAACAACACCGGTGACCAAACAGCTTTAGTTCctgttgacttccattgtatggagcAAAACATCCAATGGAAACGGATACTGctttgttaccaacattctttaaaatatcatcttttgtgttctgaaaaataaagtcatacaggattggaacaacatgactgagtaaatctttgttttttagatcccttaaatatttttaataaaagttttgaTTTATTGATTGTTCATAGAGCTAAAATAAAATCTCAAGTCTGGCTAAAAAGGTGGTGTCCTTCTAACTGCTCTGAGGATGTGTCAACCTTAAATGCATATATGAAGTACATTTTTCCTGAGTGTTTATGAAACATTCTGGacatcattgttaaaaaaaaaaaaaaaaaaaccctgaaaagcAGGTATGTATATCAGGCTGTGTGACTCCCAAGCTAAATAACATTTAAGAAGCTAAGAGAAGAGTGATGATTAACAGTGACCAGTAAATTAAGCTCAGTTGGACCAGTACAACAAAGGATAGATGAGGTTGAACAGCAAGGCTAGGACTGCTGCCACAGTGCCCAAGATGAAATATCTCAGACGCTCGCCATCAGAGTTATCTGAGATACGGTTTCCTCTGCGGTTAGAATGCCCTGCCCtgccctcctcttcttcctccgaCCTCATCCTGGCTCTTCTTCCACGCAGACCAGGGCAGAACAGGCTCCGAAAAGAGGCCTCTCGCTGCCCCTCTTCATCCACCTCCAGTTCCTACCATATCAGAGACGCCTGCGATTGGCGGAAACCTGTGTCAGCCTCTGGGAAAGGGCCTTGCCTCATCATTCCACCGTAGAACACCAATTACACTGTGTATCAGagagctcactgctcctgttTCACAGTCAGGTGGATGGGTAAGCAAAACAGTATGCAAAATGACCCCAAGAAGCTTCTTCGTGTCCAAGAGTAGCATTTAATATTCAAATCATAGCTTTGTGAATCAATTTACACAGCCTGTGATTGATACATTGATACACTAAATAAATTGTTTCCTTGGACCCATAAATCACCAGCTTGAACTTTAAGGATGGACCACTGATGCAAAATATTCCCCCAAATGTTTAACTTTGTTTGTGTGCTTCATAATCTATTCTTTCTAAAGATGCTGATGTTACTGAATCACATTCAAAGTTTTATGATGGTTAAGTTCAACAGAGCTGAGAACAAGATGTGAAGAAACTTCTGGTTCGAAATAGGACTGGGTATCGAGTTTTAATACTTTTTAGACACCGACCTTGAACTGCCTCTATACAGAGTATTGAAAAATGTTGCCGTTTCGTACAAAAAATCAATACCTAAAGGGTTAATCTCATCAACTTCAGTGAACCAATAAACATGCAAGCAAACTTGATGTGATTTATACAACACtttctcaaaactcactttaaaccaccATCGAGTGTTTGTGATAACTTCCGATTGTGATATAATGAGGGTCTGACCACATAATGTTgcttaaaaatgttatttgtagccttctATATAATCAAGCTAATCACTATTCCTGCTTGAACCCTGTATTGTTATGAAAACAGGCAGAATCTCATGAAAATCACTTACAGTACAAAACATATACTGCCGTAATCATGTGTTTATTAGCTTCATGTTTCATCCCTATAAATGTTTTTCTGGGTTTCTTATGTACAGAACTGAACGCGGAAGTGTAATGGATGTTCGTCATCAGTAAAAAGGCGTGTTATGAACACATAATATGATTGACATGTGAGCAGATAATGAGGCAAAACAGCGATCGCAGaagagaaaacagacagacagCGCTGGAAGAAATGAGGATTCGGTCTAAGCTATGCACTTTGAAACGAAAACGCAAGTGTAAAATGTAGCCTAAAAGATGTGGAAAATGAAAACTATTTCAACTTTATTAAAACTATTAGCACTGATTTATTTTCTTGGTTACATTTTGTTCCTTTGTGCAGTGGCTCAGATGAGTCTTTGAGTCTGTAAAAACCTCAACAAGCTGAAACAAGAAAACCAAAGTTTTTGTTAGGTAATGTAATGCAATCTTGTTAAAACAGATTTCATCAAATTGGTATTGAAAAAAGTATCGTTCAGGAACCAGAATGGAAGTCGAGGTATCTGTATcgattttgaaaattattgaacGATACCCAGCCCTAGTTAGAAATGCAAATAACACTGTGCAAAAACAAGGTGCAAATGTCATTTCTGTATATTTTCACCTTTTGAGATTCACAAAAGTAATGAACAAAGAGCAATAATCAGGAAAGCGTCAGGAGATCATAACACAACTTATCAAATCAACTCAATATTCATTGTGATTCATCTATTCGTCATGACTGATAGATTTCAGAACATCCAAGAGAACATAACCACTCATGAAACGCCTAATTAAATTATAATCAGCTGATGTTGTCTGAGTAATTCTGAGAGACGGCTCATTAAAAAATGAACGATGgagaaacagctttttttttcattttgagaaTCTACTAGGAATGTTACCCAACCCCTTGCAACTTTAATGAACAAGTATATAGCTGCTCCACTAAGATTAAACAGTTTTTCCATTGGGCTGCAGTGACTTGAGAAGGAGCTGAGCTCACCTGACTGGCAGCACCACCGGTTGCAGCAGAGGATTCGGCTCCACGGGGCCCCAGTAAGTGAGACGGCCTCTCTACCGGAGAGTTCCTGCGGCGGTAGAACAGCACATAGGCGTAACGTGTAACCACCTGACTCTCTTCCACCGTCGTCACTGTGCTGTCATCAAACAAACGCCAGCCTGAAATAGTAAACGACAGACAGTGAGATGTTTCACATCATAGCCGGTGAGATGTTACTGATCTAGAAGAGCTCACTCATACCAACGTCGCTGCGCTGGCTGTTCTTGTCGCTGGGAAGACGAGCGTAGGCCGTGTAGTGTCCTCCGATCATGCCGCCATAATGGTTGATCACAGCGTAGAGATCATAGATGGGGGGCTGCTGGATGTCACCCTTATGACCAATACAAAACTTGCTCAGGTCCAGGTTTCTGATGAAGACAGAAAAAACGTCCATTATATGGTCAAACATGGTGATAAACAAAACTATTTAGCCAAATGACAGGTTCACAGTTCATACTGCTGTTAAACTCCACCTAAACTATCAGGATTATTTTTGCAGTGTCACGAACAACTGAGAACGGATTAATGTCATAATTTCTACACATTCGACTGTGCGCATACATTAGCgtacttgtaaaaaaataaataaaaataaaatcaagtatACTTGGGCCTTAAGATATTTGTTAtagaagatttatatttcaattaaatgctgttatATTAAACTTTCCAGTCATCAAACAATCTTACAAAAATTTCTGAAAAATATTGCTTTTCACactccaaaatcagcatattagaatgctttctgaagagTCATGTGACACTTAATATATTTGCGTATattaaagaaaacagttattttaaattgtaataatatttcacaacattactgtttttactgtatttttaatcaaataaatgaatccttggtgagcataaaatgcttctttcaaaaacattaaaataaatctggCAGATGCCAAACTTCTGAAGCCCTGTGCTAGTGACCGCCAGTGAGACAAGAGTACAGTTCAGTGTACCTGACTGGGAAATCAACCATATCATTAATCTTGTCCCTCCATATGAAGCTCCTAAACGAGAAACGCTTGAGCTGGATGATAAGCACGTTGGGAAGACGCCAGAGCAGCAGCTGTTTAGAGGCTTCCCTGTGTTGCTGACACTTAGGACAATACCTGAACCACAACAAGAGAAGATACATGTGGGCCAGTCACATTTATAATGTCAATTAAACACACTTTGAAACTGACACGTCTGTCCGTACCATGCCTCTTCAGGGGCCAGCACCTCAGGTTTGGTAAAGAGGTTCAGGCACTGCTCTAAGGTGAAGTGTCCTGCCCTGGATGTCTCTGTAGCAGAGCCAGGGTCCTCATCAAACTCTAGCTCTTTAGAGCGGACCAGCACATATTCCTTCAGCCGCTCATTGTTCTTCCACACCAGCTCCAGCGTGCAGTCATCAGGCAGCTCCAGTACCGCATCACCTGTAGGGGGCGCCAGGATGATAAAGATACACAGCTccaacaagcattttagaaaacaAATCCACCCAAAAACCTCTGACTGACCTTTGTCCTCAAGTCTTCTGTCCTCCTTTTGGCTTGAGTCCAGAACTGCGATGTAGAATTGAGACGCACTTCCACTGGCTGGCTCCGAAGGCTGCTGATACCCGGTCACTACAGCTACCGATGAACAAATAGCAATTGACTATTACTCCACAACAAACAAAGACTTTGGCATAGATTTTTACACCAACTTACCTTCAGGTTTTAAAGCCTTTTCACATGAGGTTTCTTTCTCCACCAAAGAGTCTTGGGAGCTGGTGGCGAGCTCACAGCACCCGGAGTCACTGGTGTGTGTGGAGAGAGTGTCCCCACCTGCTGCGGAGATCACAGATGCGGTCTCAGTTTGTGGGGCTTGGCTTTCCGCTTCTCCTGCAGGTGACGgttcctcctcctgctcctgaCCTTCTGAAACATTGCTCGCCATGGAGTCCAGGTCAACATGGGACAGACTGGCCTCTGGAGACGTCCGACCAGACTGGAAAGGTGGCTGGAACACATTGACAGAATACCTGCAAACAGAAATGAAGGGTTAACACCAGTGCTGCTGGTTCCTAGTTAAAAGATTTTACTTTTTATACCAGAACATCCCAATTAAAACAAATAGtctataaataaatgctgtaataacTACAcagacaaaaaattaaataaacaataaataaaatgctgttaatgctataaaagtaTGCATATAAAATAGACAACTGGTGTAAATCTAAATGAAAAGAATGCTATAATACAATTCTATAAAATACAGctaataagtttaaataaattataaaataaaacaagcaatttaactTTGTTTTCCATTTATTAAAGCACACATTAAGCACTTCTTCactaccacagaaaaaaaaagatacacaaGCAGAGATAAATACAATACAAgttataaataaaagaatattcAGGTGTGGAAAGTAATAAGGTACAGTGCACAGTgttcactgtatatatattaaatatatatacacttttgttAAAGCTGTTCTGtcgtttgattaacattaatgacagacagcagcaggtatttataggctgctgtccctttaagacctgaagcacagatccaatataattaaacacatttcagtttctcagttgttttctttcaattaataCACATCCAAACAGAGTTGAGCTGTCTTTTGCCTCTACTTGTGCTAGAATGATTTAAAATCACTTGAACGTGTACGAGTACAAATGATAAGCTTTTACTTTATGATGGTTAAACATTGCAATTTATCCACGAATCACATGCATGGCGAGAAGATAATCATACCTAGAATAGCCTTCCAGAAGCTGTGTCAGGCGAGAGCAAGTCAACCTAGACTCAGGCACACTAATTAAAAATGGCAGTCCAATATTGTCCACATTGGGCCGGCATGTGGTCTTGTGATTGGGCCAGTGGTTCTTCTGGCAGGCCCTATAATCAGAGGAAAGAAACTTAACACCAACTAGCCAAGACAAAGTCTCTAAATCCCAAGCATGATCTCATAGCCAGCACAACACATCTATTCTAATGAATAGATGTAAACTCACTGATTACAGTAGCCGACGCGGTAACAGCGAGTGCAGCGCTTGAGCTTCTCGTCATCAGAGGCAGGAGGCTTCATGCAGCCAGCACACTTTGTGATTGGGATGTTTGGAACCAGAGGTCTCTGAAGATCAATACAAAGACACAATGAATACATTATATCATAGCAAGAACATCAACTAAACCTAGGAAAATAAGAAGAGTGACAAAAATGGTGTACCTGTTGGACCTTCAGCAACACCACTCTCTCTTTGGCAAGATCTTTAGACAACACCTCAAAGCAGAAGAGCAGGTCACTGGGCGAGACTGTGTCTAAAGATTGAGGCGGTGAGAAGATTCTGTTGAACCTGTTCTTCACCACCTGGAAGAAAATATTGAGGGAACACTCTCTTTATGACTTTAATACTTAATAACTTTTATGAACGTCACAAGGCACGCATCAGTAGATCTGGTTGATTTTTtaccaaatgttattttgaattgtgAAAGAGGCTTCCAACAATTATAACTAGATAATCAAGAAAAACTCATATTCAGAACAGAACCATCATACCTCTGCCAGCCGCAGGTTCTCTGGTTTGATCCTCACACTGCGAGATATTGACTCCAGGACTTCAGCTGTGTTCGAGTTCTCTTTACTCACACTGACCAAAAACtacacaaacaaaatgtttaggtcaaatatttataaaaaaaaaaaaaaaagaatatcaagCTAAATGAGGTTGAACAGTCTGAGCCTTTTGTGCACAGGCTTACTCAAGAACTTCAGAAAGTTGTTTTGTGTACCTTGACTGGTTTCTTGTGAGGCTCTTTAGCGAAATAAAACACAGTCAACACCTTCTGCTTTTGAGGTAGGGGGACAGGCAAGTACAGGAAGGGGTCAAAGGTTATGgaaaccttaataaaaaaaaacactgatgagAAAACTCCAACAACCATATTGCTAAGAGATACTGAAAATGATACATTTCAGAATTTGATGGTTTTTACTGACTTTATGAATTTGAATCATAGCTCTTGATGTATTACCTTCGAACACACAGGACACACCAGCTTTGACTTGTACTGGCCCTGAAAGAGGTCAACAATGAAGGAATCATTCCTCATTTTATGCCTCTGCCATGCCTCTTCTGCAACAACCTGCCaatcataaataaaaacaattttcaaAGAATTATTATCATGGAAAAGCCTCCTTATCTTATCACTTCACatgaaacataaatattaaaatattgtcttgGTATTTGAATTTAAACGCTCAAATGTCCCATATTCAATTATTAGATTAATGACAGCACAGAATCTTTCTTATTAATTTTACATCATAATGCTTTGTCAACTGTCAGATATGAATTCTGAATCTCAGTTTGCCAGTgtagtctcagacttttggactctATTGGACATGCTTATTTAGCAACACACTCTGCTACATATCCAAGGATGCAGTATATGCAGTCTGTTTTGAGACAAAAACAAGAGCTCACTTCATCCTGACAGCCATCTGAATCAACGGTCTCTGtatatggtttgttttggatgcggTTCAGGTCCTCATGCAGCCCATCCAGTAAGAAAGCCATGAACTCCTGAGCATCATGCTGTGCGTAGCCTGTAAACTGACTGGCCTTACTGGCCACTATAGCCTatgaaaagaaatggaaaaaaacaacaccCTGTTATTATGTGTTACTTACAGAATAACATATTGGAAACTGAAAGATATTGTATAAGAGGAGAGATTTGCTGCTGAATGGATACCTTTAATTTGGAGGGTTGAAATGCATGGTGAGTGCCCTTCCACAGCGCTCGAAGCAGAACAGCAAAGCTAATGGCCAGCCGTCCACCCGTGCCCAATGGATTACTACAGTTAATCTCGGACTCGAACCCCCGGTCTGGAAATAACACACCACAAAACCACACACCTGGGtagaacacacaaacatacaacaaAGAAGCAATTCTCATCAATCAAATTACCACTGACCATGGAAATAATCCCTGAGCTCCCGTGTGTTGGAAAGGGACTGGATCACACTGTTCATAAAGCAAGTGTTTCCCAGATTGACCAGTCCAGTGAAGCCGGGGAGACACACTTTCTTCTCCTCCACTTCTTCAGCTCTCTCACTGCCTGCAGGAGGAGTGTGGGTCATGGGCTGCACCATGCAGGTGGGCTTGGGCTGTGGACAAAGAAAGGGCAAATCTTAACTAACAGTCCTGAGACAAGTTATAGTACACTAGATCATCATATGTGACAAACAAACATGCACTCACTGTAACAACAGTTGGTTCCTGTTTGAGGGACATGTGTTCGGAGACTGAGCGTGGGGTCACGGCATCCAGACCCGAGTCCTCTGGGGTTCGAGGGGGTTTGGCTTTCTCCTCTCCCACTCGTGGTTCTTCTTTAGCAGGAAGTGCATGCTGGCTGCTTCCTGGCTGGCTCTTTTCAAGTGTAGAAGGGCTGGAGGGCACAACAACCTTGGCGCCCCCCACTGCACCTTAAACAGATGACAACAGAGCTTGTGGTTAGCACCTAAATATCATGGCTTGTAATATTACGCTCACTATTTACAGTACAACTATTATGCTCATCAAGCTTGCattaatttgttcaaaaatgctgtaaaaacagtaatagtgaaatataaaaatttttaaatatctgatttccattttaatgcattttaaaatgtaatttattctgtgatccaaagctgaattttaagtagctattactccagtcttcagtgtcaccttcAGAATTCAGTCTAATATGTtgattataatacaaatatttttgtgaaaactgatatttatttttcaggatctTTAAAcaaatagaaattattatttttttgttagaaacagaaatcttttaacaccattattaatgcatttacaatCACTTTAGACCCATTTAatgtttttcaatattgataGAAACTAACCATATTATGATTAAGATGTTATATTAATTAGATCAGAACTATGCACATTGCACATGCATCACTCTCTGTATTTTACTTTTCAATGTTAAAACTTACTTTTATGCATCAAACAAAATGATACGATAAATATCACAATTCATTTGTTGTTTGTAGTGGTTGTAATTAATGGATTTGCGGGGTCATACATTTTAATTGCACTAATCAGATGGACTTTATTCTAGTAAAGTGCAGATGTAATATATAAGCAATGGCTTCACCATAACAAAAACAGCGATGTACAATTAGACATTTAAGATTATTTACAAGTAATTACTATTAGATATAATTGGAATGGAATtttccaagagggtctggctgcagacttgcacttgcactctcagacttgcactctcagacacttgcacttccgctagtgatgTCACTtgctgtctttattttttatttatttatttttactttttgtttgaatttcccaacattttataacagtagccaggtggcgaagacaagaaaaaaataaacaaaattacaatgtcacttgcaatcgctacttgcactctctgctaccttgcaatcgacacaaatcgtgcttgttgccaatggagacaagaagctgtggtggtgaataaacgcaacgcgcaaagtttcgcgttaagcatttttccatatagaataaactctctacaacttgtttatatcactgtctttgtccattaagctacattatgtgttttatttataatgattttctataggaggaaaacgtttaatgtacaacttaacgcactgcgttctgtactcgtctgcttgcctgaatggagttgatccttttaaaatcacttaatgcatttcataatgcacgttcatatttgctggtgtgtatatactttgagtcaacaacaagacatataggctatgcatgctgaattgtctttatcatcttagtctgttattaggcctcATTAAGCgttcgcattgtgttcatagccatctgcttgccttgttgtacattaaataataactatatatcgaatttggtcttttaattgaacttaacctatcctaatacattatgccatattaagtgtttgtttttttctacaggaggaaaacgcttaacgaaagactttgtgtatagtagtagacctactaatttagttttaatcgtttaatcaccaccacagcgtcttgtctccattggcaacatgcacgaatgtgttgattgcaagtgacgtcacaggtagcggagagtgcaaatagcgattgcaagtgacattgcaatttagtttcttttttcttttcttcaccaCCAGGTTACTGTTGTAAACtgttgaaagattcaaacaaaatgttatcaataaatatatattttttttaaataaagactgcaagtgacgtcgctagcggaagcacaagtgtctgagagtgcaagtctgagagtgcaagtgcaagtctgcagccagacccttcttgaattttctaaaaatatattgctACAATTTTTTTTGTGATCTATTAGTCTGCGTTTAAATTTTTGGCAAACATTTTGACAAGCTATATTCTTGTTCCATGCTAGTATCACTGGCGATTGCATTTTCAGGAGGGAATCACGCAATTATATGTAGATGTGATTTCCAAAACTTTGCTGCATATAACTGACCATCTGTCCTCTTGACAACAtaaaaaacaatacttttatttaattctttaattcTTTTATCCACTCACTTTACAATCTCTAAAAAAGCGGTCACTCATCTCAGTTCGCAAACTAACAACATTCCATTAAAATCAAAGTTGTCTACACTGCATGATGAATCTCTTATGTTGTGTCGCTGTTAGTGAGAAAGGATTAGCATGAGCAGgcagcattctgaacaaaaactCCAGGGTTTTGAGCAGTGACCTAACAAGTGTGTTGTAGATATCAACAAACATGCGTGtgaacttttaaacagtagtgtaagtGTATATGATGTGAATTAACATAACCACAACTGAACAATCATGACACATTTAATTTGAGACACATCACTATACTGGAATTCTTTCTCAATTTATCCGACCTGAATCTGAACCAAATGTGAGGAATGATGCCATTCTCTCTCATATAGATTCatcaatataaacaaatatattttaaactaaagaTCTAAAGTGAAGAATCAATATCAGTATATAAACAGATAGTCACAGCTCTATTTGAGAGAAGGCTGTGTAGAGCAGTGTGGGTCAGGAGCCTGGCACCAACAAAAGAACTAGGGATGCTCATTTCAGTTAATTTTTCCGACCTACAACCACCATTCGTTATCCAAATATTAACCTTTAACTGATCAGATTAGAacattaaatttgtattaaataaataatcgaaTGGACGAGTGTCTGTAACtcactaaaacaataataataaaaaaatgtatatatgtgtgtctgtatatatatatatatttttttttttacatgtgcaaACAGCAGGATACAGAACAATACAGAAACAACAGAACCTGAATTCACACATATCTGAATTATCACGCACCTGCATCTGAATTATCACACACCTGCAGCACTTCTGAgaacaaagaaaaacagaataaaataatataaataaaaagaataaaataaacaggCCTACACTACATATTTTTCACTTAAATAACAAATTAAGATGACAAAACGGAAACACACTCTGAATCCTTAAATGCTATTTGAATGTTTTTCGTCAgggataaaaataaatagcagGTCTACCTCAGAACACAACTTAtgtagcttttatttgaaataaattaacatgTCAACTTGCTGTGGGGCATAGTCTGGAGTAGAGATGCACGACATTggatttttgtttgttatctgatATGCAATTATTTTTCAGCTCATTTTGGCCGATAatcgatgccgataccgatatttttacttttgtttggAAACAACACCAACTCTCT
This Carassius gibelio isolate Cgi1373 ecotype wild population from Czech Republic chromosome A23, carGib1.2-hapl.c, whole genome shotgun sequence DNA region includes the following protein-coding sequences:
- the LOC127944519 gene encoding ubiquitin carboxyl-terminal hydrolase 19 isoform X1; this translates as MASSSTGPSESGRRRGQRGPDDVVSTSKKKQKDRFNQESKEAKRATSATGSETRKDLFVDWKQNAHEVIVRLNCEDAGVLKVEDIDYAFSDSACHIRLPDGREWSCHLHEEIEASCSKLLYKEKINVLQIVMHKKIPLNTWPAFANKKKTEMVNILRENGSNHHQSITGQSEKSGQIIEKVPTGTSAEQKRGKPDRGLKRGMKGKQVELSESTVVKVAEIKSSAKADPINEPSAKRTTQASRNTKEPQLGPCSTKETQSKPAVNGKTHSLAVSSGDSASNAKDNRVQMQVKSKGCQASPREKEVDRRPKVNVQVEENESKTVSSVCELKVAQQESSPLVKIATDERENRKDEKKPQVDAQIPKMLPSHDLLSGAPVSSASKREESPQKCCTEEKRDKSKEDPQGGSQEEDTEGPEPMVNLTFVKNDSYEKGTDLMVVNVYMKEICRTTSRVLFREQDFTLFFQTSDPNFLRLHPDCGPNTVFKWQVKLRNLIQPDQSSYAFTPSRIDITLKKRHSQRWGGLEAPATQEVLQVCDNSDAGAVGGAKVVVPSSPSTLEKSQPGSSQHALPAKEEPRVGEEKAKPPRTPEDSGLDAVTPRSVSEHMSLKQEPTVVTPKPTCMVQPMTHTPPAGSERAEEVEEKKVCLPGFTGLVNLGNTCFMNSVIQSLSNTRELRDYFHDRGFESEINCSNPLGTGGRLAISFAVLLRALWKGTHHAFQPSKLKAIVASKASQFTGYAQHDAQEFMAFLLDGLHEDLNRIQNKPYTETVDSDGCQDEVVAEEAWQRHKMRNDSFIVDLFQGQYKSKLVCPVCSKVSITFDPFLYLPVPLPQKQKVLTVFYFAKEPHKKPVKFLVSVSKENSNTAEVLESISRSVRIKPENLRLAEVVKNRFNRIFSPPQSLDTVSPSDLLFCFEVLSKDLAKERVVLLKVQQRPLVPNIPITKCAGCMKPPASDDEKLKRCTRCYRVGYCNQACQKNHWPNHKTTCRPNVDNIGLPFLISVPESRLTCSRLTQLLEGYSRYSVNVFQPPFQSGRTSPEASLSHVDLDSMASNVSEGQEQEEEPSPAGEAESQAPQTETASVISAAGGDTLSTHTSDSGCCELATSSQDSLVEKETSCEKALKPEAVVTGYQQPSEPASGSASQFYIAVLDSSQKEDRRLEDKGDAVLELPDDCTLELVWKNNERLKEYVLVRSKELEFDEDPGSATETSRAGHFTLEQCLNLFTKPEVLAPEEAWYCPKCQQHREASKQLLLWRLPNVLIIQLKRFSFRSFIWRDKINDMVDFPVRNLDLSKFCIGHKGDIQQPPIYDLYAVINHYGGMIGGHYTAYARLPSDKNSQRSDVGWRLFDDSTVTTVEESQVVTRYAYVLFYRRRNSPVERPSHLLGPRGAESSAATGGAASQASSQNLFGTDLDPDGPPRLSTEVTSDMFAHSGECAAPSYSSMEEVD
- the LOC127944519 gene encoding ubiquitin carboxyl-terminal hydrolase 19 isoform X3; this encodes MASSSTGPSESGRRRGQRGPDDVVSTSKKKQKDRFNQESKEAKRATSATGSETRKDLFVDWKQNAHEVIVRLNCEDAGVLKVEDIDYAFSDSACHIRLPDGREWSCHLHEEIEASCSKLLYKEKINVLQIVMHKKIPLNTWPAFANKKKTEMVNILRENGSNHHQSITGQSEKSGQIIEKVPTGTSAEQKRGKPDRGLKRGMKGKQVELSESTVVKVAEIKSSAKADPINEPSAKRTTQASRNTKEPQLGPCSTKETQSKPAVNGKTHSLAVSSGDSASNAKDNRVQMQVKSKGCQASPREKEVDRRPKVNVQVEENESKTVSSVCELKVAQQESSPLVKIATDERENRKDEKKPQVDAQIPKMLPSHDLLSGAPVSSASKREESPQKCCTEEKRDKSKEDPQGGSQEEDTEGPEPMVNLTFVKNDSYEKGTDLMVVNVYMKEICRTTSRVLFREQDFTLFFQTSDPNFLRLHPDCGPNTVFKWQVKLRNLIQPDQSSYAFTPSRIDITLKKRHSQRWGGLEAPATQGAVGGAKVVVPSSPSTLEKSQPGSSQHALPAKEEPRVGEEKAKPPRTPEDSGLDAVTPRSVSEHMSLKQEPTVVTPKPTCMVQPMTHTPPAGSERAEEVEEKKVCLPGFTGLVNLGNTCFMNSVIQSLSNTRELRDYFHDRGFESEINCSNPLGTGGRLAISFAVLLRALWKGTHHAFQPSKLKAIVASKASQFTGYAQHDAQEFMAFLLDGLHEDLNRIQNKPYTETVDSDGCQDEVVAEEAWQRHKMRNDSFIVDLFQGQYKSKLVCPVCSKVSITFDPFLYLPVPLPQKQKVLTVFYFAKEPHKKPVKFLVSVSKENSNTAEVLESISRSVRIKPENLRLAEVVKNRFNRIFSPPQSLDTVSPSDLLFCFEVLSKDLAKERVVLLKVQQRPLVPNIPITKCAGCMKPPASDDEKLKRCTRCYRVGYCNQACQKNHWPNHKTTCRPNVDNIGLPFLISVPESRLTCSRLTQLLEGYSRYSVNVFQPPFQSGRTSPEASLSHVDLDSMASNVSEGQEQEEEPSPAGEAESQAPQTETASVISAAGGDTLSTHTSDSGCCELATSSQDSLVEKETSCEKALKPEAVVTGYQQPSEPASGSASQFYIAVLDSSQKEDRRLEDKGDAVLELPDDCTLELVWKNNERLKEYVLVRSKELEFDEDPGSATETSRAGHFTLEQCLNLFTKPEVLAPEEAWYCPKCQQHREASKQLLLWRLPNVLIIQLKRFSFRSFIWRDKINDMVDFPVRNLDLSKFCIGHKGDIQQPPIYDLYAVINHYGGMIGGHYTAYARLPSDKNSQRSDVGWRLFDDSTVTTVEESQVVTRYAYVLFYRRRNSPVERPSHLLGPRGAESSAATGGAASQASSQNLFGTDLDPDGPPRLSTEVTSDMFAHSGECAAPSYSSMEEVD